From Bacillus sp. FSL K6-3431, the proteins below share one genomic window:
- a CDS encoding sulfatase family protein produces MKKPNILLITSDQQHWDTIGAFNSEISTPNLDRLVREGTTFSRAYCPNPTCTPTRASIITGQYPSQHGAWSIGTKLSEEKLTIGDVLQKDDYRTALVGKAHFQPLTSTEEYPSLEAYPLLQDLEFWKRFDEDFYGFEDVDLARNHTNEAHVGQHYAIWLEENGCQNWRDYFRSPTGKMDPSEKYKWEIPEKYHYNNWIAEKTNEKLTKYKKDDESFFLWASFFDPHPPYIVPEPWDTMYDPEQLTLPKVVQGEHEKNPPHFQLTQIEHPDFSPYQETSIGNIGFRSYADITESEARKNMAVYYGMISMMDKYIGRILDQLDELGLAEETIVVFTTDHGHFFGQHGLHDKGGFHYEDVMKLPFIVRYPANVQAGKVSPAMQSLVDLAPTFLSFAGIPIPTTMTGCDQKAVWLGEAERARDHIICEYRTQPTAVHQKTFVDERYKITIYYNRSYGEIFDLQVDPEEINNLWDDPASRQLKADLLLKYIWAELGKEPMPMPRISGA; encoded by the coding sequence ATGAAAAAACCAAACATTCTTCTGATTACAAGTGATCAGCAACATTGGGATACGATTGGGGCTTTTAATAGTGAAATCTCTACGCCAAATTTAGATAGATTGGTAAGGGAGGGGACTACTTTTAGCCGTGCTTATTGTCCTAACCCAACATGCACACCAACGCGCGCTTCGATTATTACTGGACAATATCCGAGCCAGCATGGAGCTTGGAGTATTGGGACGAAATTGTCTGAAGAGAAGCTGACAATCGGGGACGTTCTTCAAAAGGATGATTATCGAACGGCTTTAGTTGGAAAAGCGCATTTTCAACCGCTCACATCAACGGAAGAGTATCCATCACTGGAAGCTTATCCGCTTTTACAAGATCTTGAATTTTGGAAGCGTTTTGACGAGGACTTTTATGGTTTTGAAGATGTCGATTTAGCTCGTAATCATACGAATGAAGCACATGTTGGGCAGCATTATGCGATTTGGCTAGAAGAAAATGGCTGCCAAAATTGGCGCGATTATTTCCGTTCTCCGACAGGTAAGATGGATCCATCAGAAAAATACAAATGGGAAATACCTGAAAAATATCATTATAATAATTGGATTGCGGAAAAAACAAATGAAAAATTAACAAAATATAAAAAAGATGATGAATCATTTTTCTTATGGGCGAGCTTTTTTGATCCACATCCACCATATATCGTGCCGGAACCTTGGGATACGATGTATGATCCAGAACAGCTTACATTGCCGAAGGTCGTTCAAGGAGAGCATGAAAAAAATCCGCCACATTTTCAATTAACACAAATAGAGCATCCAGACTTTTCTCCTTATCAAGAGACGAGTATTGGTAATATTGGTTTTCGTTCCTATGCTGATATAACAGAGTCTGAAGCAAGAAAAAATATGGCAGTGTATTATGGCATGATTTCCATGATGGATAAATATATTGGTAGAATTTTAGACCAATTGGATGAACTTGGACTAGCAGAGGAAACAATTGTGGTCTTTACAACGGATCATGGTCACTTTTTCGGTCAACATGGACTTCATGATAAAGGCGGGTTCCATTATGAAGATGTGATGAAATTACCTTTTATTGTTCGATATCCAGCGAATGTACAGGCAGGGAAAGTGTCACCAGCCATGCAGTCTCTCGTTGATTTAGCCCCAACTTTTTTAAGTTTTGCAGGGATCCCTATTCCAACGACGATGACTGGGTGTGACCAAAAAGCAGTCTGGTTAGGGGAAGCAGAGCGGGCAAGGGATCACATCATTTGTGAATATCGAACACAACCGACGGCAGTCCATCAGAAAACATTTGTCGATGAACGGTACAAAATAACAATCTATTATAACCGATCTTATGGAGAGATATTTGATTTGCAGGTAGACCCAGAGGAAATAAATAATTTATGGGATGATCCAGCGTCTCGCCAGTTGAAGGCAGACTTGCTTTTAAAATATATCTGGGCAGAATTAGGGAAAGAACCAATGCCAATGCCACGCATATCTGGAGCTTGA